A single Alphaproteobacteria bacterium DNA region contains:
- a CDS encoding 2-dehydropantoate 2-reductase, translating to MKIAVFGAGAIGGLLGARLAKVGADVTLIARGPHLAAMRAGGLTLIEADGSQSTVAVAATDDPAKAGPQDYVIVTLKAHSVAAVVADIAPLLGSETAVVWAVNGIPWWYFHGLAGNHENHRLECLDPDDVQWRGLGPERLIGCVVWWASEVVEPGVVRHEYGNRMPLGEPDGSRSARAKALSQLLIEAGFKSPLRPRIRNEIWMKLWGNLSFNPISALTAATMTGMATDPGTRAVARAMMAEAQQVAEALGAEFSIDVDTRIEGAAEVGDHRTSMLQDLERGRPLELEALVGAVAEMGRLVGKPTPTIDSVYALVAQRARTRSAGS from the coding sequence ATGAAAATCGCCGTCTTCGGCGCCGGCGCCATCGGCGGCCTGCTCGGCGCCCGCCTGGCCAAAGTTGGCGCCGACGTTACCCTGATCGCCCGCGGCCCCCACCTGGCCGCCATGCGGGCGGGTGGCTTGACGCTCATCGAAGCCGACGGCAGCCAAAGCACGGTGGCCGTCGCGGCCACCGACGATCCGGCCAAGGCCGGGCCGCAGGACTACGTCATCGTTACGCTCAAGGCCCATTCCGTGGCCGCCGTTGTCGCTGACATCGCGCCGCTGCTGGGCTCCGAGACGGCCGTGGTCTGGGCCGTCAACGGCATACCCTGGTGGTATTTCCACGGGCTGGCGGGGAATCACGAAAACCACCGCCTGGAATGCCTGGACCCGGATGACGTGCAATGGCGGGGTCTGGGACCCGAACGCCTCATCGGCTGCGTCGTCTGGTGGGCTTCCGAAGTCGTCGAGCCCGGCGTGGTGCGCCACGAATACGGCAACCGCATGCCGCTGGGCGAGCCCGACGGCAGCCGAAGCGCGCGCGCCAAGGCACTCAGCCAACTGCTCATCGAAGCCGGCTTCAAATCGCCCTTGCGGCCCCGCATCCGCAACGAGATCTGGATGAAGCTCTGGGGCAACCTTTCCTTCAATCCCATCAGCGCACTGACCGCTGCCACCATGACCGGGATGGCAACCGATCCCGGCACCCGGGCCGTGGCCAGGGCCATGATGGCGGAGGCCCAGCAGGTGGCCGAGGCGCTGGGCGCCGAGTTCTCCATCGACGTCGATACCCGTATCGAGGGCGCCGCCGAGGTCGGCGATCACCGCACCTCGATGCTGCAGGACCTGGAGCGCGGCCGGCCGTTGGAGCTCGAGGCCCTGGTCGGCGCCGTGGCCGAGATGGGCCGCCTGGTGGGCAAGCCCACCCCCACCATCGACAGCGTTTACGCCCTGGTGGCCCAGCGCGCCCGCACCCGCTCGGCGGGCTCTTAG
- a CDS encoding N-acetyltransferase, which translates to MATLIREETGTDSAAIAAVVEAAFGRPEEADLVAALRVQDALTISLVAERSNALVGHIAFSPITVEANPHDLCCLGLAPLAVAPHQQGRGIGGRLIKAGLAAAAGWDLVFVLGDPGYYERFGFEVAQRHGLACEYEAPPEAFRVLELRPGALAAVSGTARYNEAFAEV; encoded by the coding sequence GTGGCGACCTTGATTCGCGAGGAAACCGGAACCGACAGCGCTGCCATCGCCGCCGTCGTCGAGGCCGCCTTCGGCCGGCCCGAGGAGGCCGATCTGGTGGCCGCGCTCCGCGTCCAGGATGCCTTGACGATTTCCCTGGTCGCCGAGCGCAGCAATGCGCTGGTCGGCCATATCGCCTTCAGCCCCATCACCGTCGAGGCAAACCCGCATGATCTCTGCTGCCTCGGCCTGGCGCCACTGGCCGTGGCGCCGCACCAGCAGGGCCGCGGCATCGGCGGCCGCCTGATCAAGGCCGGCCTTGCCGCGGCGGCTGGCTGGGATCTGGTTTTCGTGCTCGGCGATCCCGGTTACTACGAACGTTTCGGCTTCGAAGTGGCCCAGCGCCACGGTCTGGCCTGCGAATACGAAGCCCCGCCCGAAGCCTTCCGGGTTCTCGAATTGCGCCCCGGCGCCCTGGCCGCCGTCAGCGGCACGGCGCGTTACAACGAGGCGTTTGCGGAGGTCTAG
- the ggt gene encoding gamma-glutamyltransferase encodes MRDFQSPGRSAVRALNGMASTSHPLASQAAVEILKAGGNAVDAAIAASAVLCVVEPQSTGIGGDCFALVAPEGSADIVAVNGSGRAPARATVDWYLERKIGRIPHYESHAVTVPGAIDAWATLLDRFGTMELGRLLGAAIDFADDGYVVHERVARDWQLAADKLARDENAARIFLPGGKAPAVGDVHRQPDLAATLRTIAAEGRDGFYRGPIAEDIVGYLNSLDGLHSLEDFATQETEVLAPISTTYRGHQVFVVPPNNPGITALLMLNILKNFSFAGLDPLSIERFHLEGEATRLAFNVRETYLGDPRQAEVPVENLLSKDFAQVLAREVSRDRAMALEAIRPPGHPDTIYLSVVDKDRNAVSFINSTFHPFGSGLCSPTGVVLQNRGSGFRLEPGHPNCIAPGKRPLHTIMPGMLARNGRAVMPYGVMGGHFQPVGQVHVLTNMLDFGMDPQAAIDCPRGFHFNGVYGLESGVPEAVAAGLSGLGHSTSRVASPFGGGQAIWIDWQQGTLAAGSDPRKDGCAIGY; translated from the coding sequence ATGCGTGATTTCCAGTCTCCCGGCCGCTCGGCGGTACGGGCGCTCAACGGCATGGCCTCGACCTCTCATCCCCTGGCCAGCCAGGCGGCGGTCGAGATTCTCAAGGCCGGCGGCAACGCCGTCGATGCGGCCATCGCCGCCAGCGCCGTGCTCTGCGTCGTCGAGCCCCAGTCGACGGGCATCGGCGGCGATTGTTTTGCCCTGGTGGCGCCCGAGGGCAGCGCCGACATCGTTGCCGTCAACGGCTCGGGCCGGGCCCCGGCACGGGCCACAGTGGACTGGTACCTGGAGCGCAAGATCGGGCGCATACCGCATTACGAGAGCCACGCCGTGACCGTACCGGGGGCCATCGACGCCTGGGCCACGCTGCTCGATCGTTTCGGCACCATGGAACTCGGCCGCTTGCTGGGCGCCGCCATCGACTTTGCCGATGATGGCTATGTGGTGCACGAGAGGGTGGCCCGCGACTGGCAGTTGGCGGCCGACAAGCTGGCCCGGGACGAGAATGCGGCGCGCATCTTCCTGCCCGGCGGCAAAGCCCCGGCGGTGGGCGACGTGCACCGCCAGCCGGACCTGGCGGCAACGCTGCGCACCATCGCCGCCGAGGGCCGGGATGGGTTCTATAGAGGGCCCATAGCCGAAGACATCGTGGGTTACTTGAATTCCCTCGACGGGCTGCATTCCCTGGAGGATTTCGCGACCCAGGAGACCGAGGTCCTGGCCCCCATCAGCACCACCTACCGCGGCCACCAGGTTTTCGTGGTACCGCCCAACAACCCGGGCATCACGGCGCTGCTGATGCTCAACATCCTCAAGAATTTCTCGTTTGCCGGCCTCGATCCCCTGAGCATCGAGCGTTTTCATCTCGAGGGCGAAGCCACGCGCCTGGCCTTCAATGTGCGCGAGACCTACCTCGGCGATCCGCGCCAGGCCGAGGTGCCGGTGGAGAACCTGCTCAGCAAGGACTTCGCCCAGGTGTTGGCCCGCGAGGTCAGCCGCGACCGCGCCATGGCGCTCGAGGCCATCCGCCCGCCCGGCCACCCCGATACCATCTACCTCAGCGTCGTCGACAAGGACCGCAACGCCGTTTCCTTCATCAACTCGACCTTCCATCCCTTCGGCTCGGGGTTGTGCAGCCCGACCGGCGTAGTGCTGCAAAACCGCGGCAGCGGCTTTCGCCTCGAGCCCGGCCACCCCAACTGCATCGCACCCGGAAAACGCCCCCTGCACACCATCATGCCCGGCATGCTGGCCCGTAATGGCCGCGCCGTCATGCCCTACGGCGTCATGGGCGGCCACTTCCAACCCGTCGGCCAGGTTCATGTGCTGACCAACATGCTGGATTTCGGCATGGACCCGCAGGCCGCCATCGACTGCCCCCGCGGTTTCCACTTCAACGGGGTTTACGGGCTGGAAAGCGGCGTTCCCGAAGCGGTGGCTGCCGGCTTGAGCGGCCTGGGCCACAGCACGAGCCGCGTCGCCAGCCCCTTCGGCGGCGGCCAGGCCATCTGGATCGACTGGCAGCAAGGCACGCTGGCGGCCGGTTCGGATCCGCGCAAGGACGGCTGCGCGATTGGCTATTAG
- a CDS encoding FAD-binding oxidoreductase: MDEKADVLIIGGGVIGSAVAYFLAAEPNFAGTITVVERDPTYATSSTALSVASIRQQFSTPENIRMSLFGAEFFRSAGQHLAVDGEAPDIAFRESGYLFLASEQSLPVLQSNHQTQIECGATVALLTPAELAQRFPWLAVDDLAAGSLGLANEGWLDPYALLQAFKQKAISLGVRYRRDEVVALERQGNALVAAELASGEKLEFAIAVNAAGPRAGRLAALAGLELPVRARKRIVHVIDCPQPISDCPLVIDPTGLYFRPEGQTFLSGISPPADQDPDRDRLEVDNDLFETIWPLLARRVPAFETLKLQRTWAGYYAYNTLDQNAILGPHPEVENFILANGFSGHGLQQSPAVGRALSELITFGSYATLDLSRFGCERIIEQKPVRELNVV; encoded by the coding sequence ATGGACGAGAAAGCCGACGTGTTGATCATCGGCGGCGGCGTCATCGGCAGTGCGGTGGCGTATTTTTTGGCGGCCGAGCCGAATTTTGCCGGCACGATCACCGTCGTCGAGCGTGATCCAACATACGCCACCTCGTCGACGGCGCTGTCGGTGGCTTCGATCCGGCAGCAGTTCTCGACGCCGGAAAACATCCGCATGTCGCTGTTCGGCGCCGAGTTCTTTCGCTCCGCCGGTCAGCACCTGGCCGTCGACGGCGAGGCCCCCGATATTGCCTTCCGCGAATCGGGTTATTTGTTCCTTGCCAGCGAGCAGTCGCTCCCCGTTTTGCAATCCAACCACCAGACGCAGATCGAATGCGGCGCCACTGTTGCGCTGCTGACGCCGGCCGAACTGGCCCAGCGTTTTCCCTGGTTGGCCGTAGACGACCTGGCGGCCGGCTCGCTGGGTCTGGCCAACGAGGGCTGGCTCGACCCCTATGCGCTGCTACAGGCCTTCAAGCAAAAAGCCATCAGCCTGGGGGTGCGCTACCGGCGCGACGAAGTGGTCGCTCTGGAGCGCCAGGGAAACGCCTTGGTGGCTGCCGAGCTCGCTTCGGGCGAAAAACTCGAATTCGCCATCGCGGTTAACGCCGCCGGCCCCCGCGCCGGCCGCCTGGCGGCCCTGGCCGGCCTTGAACTTCCCGTGCGGGCGCGAAAACGCATCGTCCATGTCATAGATTGCCCCCAGCCCATCAGCGACTGCCCGCTGGTCATCGATCCCACGGGGCTCTACTTCCGGCCCGAGGGCCAAACTTTCCTCAGCGGCATCTCGCCGCCCGCCGACCAGGACCCCGACCGCGACCGCCTGGAGGTCGACAACGACCTTTTCGAGACCATCTGGCCGCTGCTGGCGCGCCGCGTGCCGGCCTTCGAGACCCTCAAGCTCCAGCGCACATGGGCCGGCTATTACGCCTACAACACGCTCGACCAGAACGCCATCCTGGGGCCCCATCCCGAGGTCGAAAACTTCATCTTGGCCAACGGCTTCAGCGGCCACGGCCTGCAGCAAAGCCCGGCCGTGGGCCGGGCGCTCAGCGAACTCATAACGTTCGGCAGCTACGCCACGCTCGACCTCTCGCGCTTTGGCTGCGAGCGCATCATCGAACAAAAGCCGGTGCGCGAGCTCAACGTGGTCTGA
- a CDS encoding MAPEG family protein: MSELSIELRLLAYAALICILLWLPYVLARAQTWGLAATAGYPEDPPALPGWALRSIRAHANWVENLAPFAALVLLAHVGNASNEMTALGARLFFWGQLVRTVVHIAGVPWIRTGAFMVSWLGMVLIFLQVIGY, from the coding sequence ATGTCGGAACTTTCGATCGAACTCAGGTTGCTGGCCTATGCGGCCCTGATCTGCATCCTGCTCTGGCTTCCCTACGTCCTGGCCCGCGCCCAAACCTGGGGCCTAGCCGCCACGGCCGGCTATCCCGAGGACCCGCCGGCCCTGCCCGGTTGGGCACTGCGCAGCATTCGCGCCCACGCCAACTGGGTCGAAAACCTGGCGCCCTTCGCGGCCCTGGTGCTGCTGGCCCACGTCGGCAACGCCAGCAACGAAATGACGGCGCTGGGCGCCAGGCTCTTCTTCTGGGGCCAATTGGTCCGCACCGTCGTCCACATCGCCGGCGTGCCCTGGATCCGTACGGGAGCGTTCATGGTGTCGTGGCTCGGTATGGTGCTGATCTTCTTGCAGGTGATCGGGTACTAA
- a CDS encoding bifunctional salicylyl-CoA 5-hydroxylase/oxidoreductase → MKISIVGGGPAGLYFGLLAKKAEPDRQIDIYERNRPDDTFGFGVVFSDETLSGFLDYDRASHREIVDSFAYWHEIDVRLGGRVVRSGGHGFCGMSRRKLLQILQHHAQAAGCALHFEHEIIDPSGFADSDLILAADGINSALRDARPEAFGTSLDWRRNKFVWLGTSLPLEAFTFIFEQNQHGLFRVHAYQFEAETSTFIVECTEETWRRAGLDQAAESDTLAYCQKLFAAHLEGHELVANRSLWRTFPTVRNERWYDGNVVLLGDALHTAHFSIGSGTKLAMEDAIALHEALQATPDVADALAAYQGGRQDEVARLQRTAETSLIWFEDTERYHGLEPEQFAFSLLSRSKRVTYENLRLRDPDYIAGIDAWFAEDVRKKGLPLAGNPPPMFTPFRLGDLVLANRVVVSPMCQYSARDGLPGDWHLVHLGSRAVGGAGLVFSEMTGVSAQGRITPGCTGIYNQAQCDAWLRIVDFVHASSAAKICLQLGHAGQKAATKLIWEGDNEPLDEGSWPIISASPLPWFPHSQVPRQMDRQDMGRVSHEFVRAARYAQEAGFDMIEVHMAHGYLLSSFISPLSNQRGDDYGGILENRLRYPLEVFQAVREVWQKPISVRLSATDWVPGEGFEAAEAVELARGLKALGCDIIDVSAGQTSTRAKPVYGRMFQTQFAERIRLEAGIPTIAVGNITSADQVNTIIAAGRADLCVLARPHLSDPYFTLRAAAHYGQADQPWPEQYSAGRDQALTLAERQNEELVELRLAVKPARPTDDAAPAPDLSALRI, encoded by the coding sequence ATGAAGATCAGCATCGTCGGCGGCGGCCCCGCCGGGCTTTACTTCGGGCTGCTGGCCAAAAAGGCCGAGCCGGACCGCCAGATCGACATCTATGAGCGCAACCGGCCCGACGACACCTTCGGCTTCGGCGTGGTGTTCTCCGACGAGACCTTGTCGGGCTTTCTCGATTATGACCGCGCCAGCCACCGCGAGATCGTCGACAGCTTCGCCTATTGGCACGAGATCGACGTGCGCCTTGGCGGCCGGGTTGTGCGCTCGGGCGGCCACGGATTCTGCGGCATGTCGCGGCGCAAGCTGTTGCAGATTCTGCAACACCATGCCCAAGCCGCGGGCTGTGCGCTGCATTTTGAACACGAGATCATTGACCCCTCGGGCTTTGCCGACAGCGATCTGATCCTGGCCGCCGACGGCATCAACAGCGCCCTTCGCGACGCCCGCCCAGAGGCCTTCGGCACCAGCCTGGACTGGCGGCGGAACAAGTTCGTCTGGCTCGGCACCAGCTTGCCGCTGGAGGCCTTCACTTTCATCTTCGAGCAAAACCAGCACGGCCTCTTCCGCGTCCACGCCTACCAGTTCGAGGCCGAGACCAGCACCTTTATCGTCGAGTGCACGGAGGAGACCTGGCGCCGCGCCGGCCTCGACCAGGCGGCAGAGAGCGACACGTTGGCCTATTGCCAGAAGCTTTTCGCCGCCCACCTCGAGGGCCACGAGTTGGTCGCCAACCGCTCGCTCTGGCGCACCTTCCCGACGGTGCGCAACGAGCGCTGGTATGATGGCAACGTGGTGCTGCTGGGCGATGCCCTGCACACGGCGCATTTCTCCATCGGCTCGGGCACCAAGCTCGCCATGGAGGACGCCATCGCGCTGCACGAGGCCTTGCAAGCCACCCCGGACGTGGCCGACGCCCTGGCCGCCTACCAGGGCGGCCGCCAGGACGAAGTGGCCAGGCTGCAACGCACCGCCGAGACCAGCCTGATCTGGTTCGAGGACACCGAACGCTACCACGGCCTCGAGCCCGAACAGTTCGCCTTCAGTCTGCTCAGCCGCTCCAAGCGCGTGACCTACGAGAATCTCAGGCTGCGCGACCCGGACTACATCGCCGGCATCGACGCCTGGTTCGCCGAGGACGTGAGAAAGAAAGGCCTGCCCCTGGCAGGTAATCCGCCGCCCATGTTCACGCCCTTCCGGCTTGGCGACCTGGTGCTGGCAAACCGCGTCGTGGTCTCGCCCATGTGCCAGTATTCGGCCCGGGACGGTCTGCCCGGCGATTGGCACCTGGTGCACCTGGGCAGCCGCGCCGTCGGCGGTGCCGGACTGGTCTTCAGCGAAATGACCGGCGTCTCGGCCCAGGGCCGCATCACGCCCGGCTGTACCGGCATTTACAACCAAGCCCAGTGCGACGCCTGGCTTCGCATCGTCGATTTCGTGCACGCCAGCTCAGCCGCCAAGATCTGCCTGCAACTGGGCCACGCCGGACAAAAGGCGGCGACCAAACTGATCTGGGAAGGCGACAACGAACCGCTGGACGAAGGCTCCTGGCCGATCATATCGGCCTCGCCGCTGCCCTGGTTCCCCCATAGCCAAGTGCCGCGCCAGATGGACCGCCAAGACATGGGCCGGGTAAGCCACGAATTCGTGCGTGCCGCGCGCTATGCCCAGGAAGCCGGCTTCGACATGATCGAAGTCCACATGGCGCACGGATACCTGCTCTCGAGCTTCATCTCGCCGCTTTCCAACCAGCGCGGCGACGACTACGGCGGCATCCTGGAAAACCGCCTGCGCTACCCCCTCGAGGTCTTCCAGGCTGTGCGCGAAGTCTGGCAGAAACCCATATCCGTGCGCCTCTCGGCCACCGACTGGGTACCCGGCGAGGGTTTCGAGGCGGCCGAAGCGGTCGAGCTGGCGCGCGGGCTCAAGGCACTGGGTTGCGACATCATCGACGTCTCGGCGGGCCAGACCTCGACCCGGGCCAAACCCGTCTACGGCCGCATGTTCCAGACCCAATTCGCCGAACGCATCCGCCTGGAAGCCGGCATTCCCACCATCGCGGTGGGCAACATCACCAGCGCCGACCAGGTCAACACCATCATCGCGGCCGGCCGCGCCGATCTCTGCGTCCTGGCCCGGCCACACTTGTCCGATCCCTACTTCACGCTGCGCGCCGCGGCCCATTACGGCCAGGCCGACCAGCCCTGGCCCGAGCAATACAGCGCCGGCCGCGACCAGGCGCTAACGCTGGCCGAGCGCCAGAACGAGGAACTCGTCGAGCTCCGCCTGGCTGTCAAGCCGGCCCGGCCCACGGATGACGCGGCGCCGGCCCCGGATCTATCGGCGCTACGGATCTAA
- a CDS encoding DUF123 domain-containing protein has protein sequence MAGVSRTMRGALAGVPEGAGAYALVLDLRAPRRLPQRLAPQPLAPGPYLYAGSARGPGGPRARLARHLRRQKPRHWHLDWLTGAPPALVRFYGFAAFAAAGECDVVDWLTARGATQVPGFGASDCRRCQGHLLALSRAPGLGELAEALAGTLIWSRDIPRIR, from the coding sequence ATGGCAGGGGTCAGCAGGACCATGCGGGGCGCCCTGGCCGGTGTGCCGGAGGGCGCCGGGGCCTATGCCCTGGTGCTGGACTTGCGCGCTCCCAGGCGGCTGCCCCAGCGCCTGGCGCCGCAACCGCTGGCGCCGGGGCCTTACCTTTACGCCGGCAGCGCCCGGGGGCCGGGTGGCCCGCGAGCCCGCCTGGCGCGGCACCTCAGGCGCCAGAAGCCGCGGCACTGGCACCTCGATTGGCTGACCGGGGCGCCGCCCGCGCTGGTCCGATTCTATGGTTTCGCGGCCTTCGCGGCGGCCGGCGAATGCGACGTCGTGGACTGGCTGACGGCCCGCGGCGCGACGCAGGTTCCGGGTTTCGGAGCCAGCGACTGCCGCCGTTGCCAGGGCCACTTGCTGGCTCTTTCAAGGGCGCCGGGGCTCGGCGAGTTGGCCGAAGCACTAGCGGGAACCCTGATCTGGAGCCGGGATATCCCAAGGATACGTTAA
- a CDS encoding MFS transporter, giving the protein MLAESLSPIAKLPWRRRPEVMLMLMASASALAFATWNVLLNNFAIERAAFDGADIGVLQSLREVPGFLAFAVVFLLLVLAEQTLALAALVLLGLGIMVTGFFPSFMGLCLTTLVMSLGYHYYETLQSSLALQWFDKQRAPALLGRLIAATSLASLLAYALVYAAMELLALDFRWVYLIGGATTVALAVTARLAFPSFAAQVPQRKQMVLRRRYWLYYALVFMSGARRQIFVVFAAFLMVERFGFDAAAIALMFLVNCLANILFAERIGRLIGRWGERRALTFEYLGLILVFTGYAFVESAALAVGLYILDHLFFAMAIAIQTYFQKIADPADFAGSAGMAFTINHIAAVGLPVVLGLLWLASPAAVFLSGSAMALASLGLARLVPQAPASGQEWQAPQIITPLLRKERTPS; this is encoded by the coding sequence ATGCTCGCCGAGTCCCTGTCCCCAATCGCAAAGCTCCCATGGCGCCGCCGGCCCGAGGTGATGCTGATGCTGATGGCCTCGGCCTCGGCGCTAGCCTTCGCCACCTGGAACGTGCTGCTCAACAACTTCGCCATCGAACGAGCGGCCTTCGACGGCGCCGACATCGGCGTGTTGCAAAGCCTGCGTGAGGTGCCGGGATTTCTTGCCTTCGCCGTGGTTTTCCTCTTGCTGGTCCTGGCCGAGCAGACCCTGGCCCTGGCGGCCCTGGTGCTACTCGGGCTGGGCATCATGGTGACGGGCTTTTTCCCCAGCTTCATGGGTCTCTGCCTCACCACGCTGGTGATGTCGCTGGGCTATCACTACTACGAGACCCTGCAAAGCTCGCTAGCGCTGCAGTGGTTCGACAAGCAACGCGCGCCGGCACTGCTGGGCCGCTTGATCGCTGCCACCTCGCTGGCCTCGCTGCTGGCCTATGCCCTGGTCTACGCCGCCATGGAATTGCTGGCGCTCGATTTCCGCTGGGTTTACCTGATCGGCGGCGCCACCACGGTGGCCCTGGCCGTCACCGCCCGCCTGGCCTTCCCAAGCTTTGCCGCCCAGGTGCCCCAGCGCAAGCAGATGGTGCTGCGCCGACGGTACTGGCTTTATTACGCTCTGGTCTTCATGTCGGGAGCGCGGCGCCAGATTTTTGTCGTCTTCGCCGCCTTCCTGATGGTCGAGCGCTTCGGCTTCGACGCCGCCGCCATTGCGCTGATGTTCCTGGTCAACTGCCTGGCCAACATCCTGTTTGCCGAGCGTATCGGCCGTCTCATCGGGCGCTGGGGCGAGCGCCGGGCGCTCACGTTCGAATACCTCGGGCTGATCCTGGTCTTCACCGGATATGCCTTCGTCGAAAGTGCCGCCCTGGCGGTGGGGCTCTACATTCTCGATCATCTGTTTTTCGCCATGGCCATCGCCATCCAGACCTATTTCCAGAAGATCGCCGACCCGGCCGACTTCGCCGGCTCGGCCGGCATGGCCTTTACCATCAACCACATCGCCGCGGTCGGCCTGCCGGTCGTGCTGGGGCTCTTGTGGCTGGCCTCGCCGGCCGCCGTCTTTCTCTCTGGCAGCGCCATGGCGCTGGCCTCATTAGGCCTCGCCCGGCTGGTGCCCCAGGCGCCCGCATCCGGACAGGAATGGCAGGCGCCGCAAATAATCACCCCTCTTCTCCGCAAAGAAAGGACCCCCTCATGA
- a CDS encoding amidohydrolase family protein encodes MTVIDVHTHMLNDEWLARIKQHGGPHYSVKEFKGQQVVHMDGAPFMTLQDGMFDYDLRIKNMDQARVDLAIVSLTCPSVYWGDEAVSAESARLMNHDMAAQQTAYPDRIRWFATLPWQYPKAAVAELERSVAAGSAGVFVTANVREMSLTDKTLAPIWQAIDDRALPVLVHPAAPPGVGAMDMFSYNLVASVGFTFDTTLAVSRMIFDGFFERYQKLRIIACHGGGYLPYLAGRLDICYDNMPSTREHIDRAPSTYLPQLYYDSVVFSQGALELCLNVAGSENVLYGSDYPHNIGDMRGCLLRVDSLPADSRFKVRGRNAERVFGL; translated from the coding sequence ATGACGGTGATCGACGTCCACACCCATATGCTCAACGACGAATGGCTGGCCCGCATCAAGCAGCACGGCGGGCCGCACTACTCCGTCAAGGAATTCAAGGGCCAGCAGGTGGTGCACATGGACGGCGCCCCCTTCATGACCTTGCAGGACGGCATGTTCGATTACGACCTGCGCATCAAGAACATGGACCAGGCGCGGGTCGACTTGGCCATCGTTTCGCTGACCTGTCCCAGCGTCTATTGGGGCGACGAGGCCGTGAGTGCCGAGAGCGCGCGCCTGATGAACCATGACATGGCGGCCCAACAAACCGCCTATCCCGACCGCATCCGCTGGTTCGCGACGCTGCCCTGGCAATATCCCAAAGCCGCCGTGGCCGAGCTCGAACGCTCGGTAGCGGCCGGCAGCGCCGGCGTCTTCGTCACCGCCAACGTGCGCGAGATGTCGCTCACCGACAAAACGCTCGCGCCCATCTGGCAGGCCATCGACGACCGGGCGCTGCCCGTGCTGGTGCATCCCGCGGCGCCGCCGGGCGTCGGTGCCATGGACATGTTCAGCTACAACCTGGTGGCTTCGGTGGGTTTCACCTTCGACACCACCTTGGCGGTCTCGCGCATGATCTTCGACGGCTTTTTCGAGCGCTACCAGAAGCTCCGCATCATCGCCTGCCACGGCGGCGGCTATCTGCCCTACCTGGCCGGCCGCTTGGACATCTGCTACGACAACATGCCGTCGACCCGCGAGCACATCGATCGCGCGCCCTCGACCTACCTGCCGCAGCTCTATTACGATTCAGTGGTCTTTAGCCAGGGCGCGCTTGAGCTATGCCTCAACGTGGCGGGGTCCGAGAACGTGCTCTACGGCTCCGACTATCCCCACAACATCGGCGACATGCGGGGCTGCCTGCTGCGCGTCGATTCGCTGCCCGCCGATAGCCGCTTCAAGGTCCGCGGCCGGAATGCCGAGCGCGTGTTCGGGCTTTAG
- a CDS encoding SDR family NAD(P)-dependent oxidoreductase, which translates to MTLENKIAIVTGAAQGIGRASAERLAAEGADVALFDINPEVAEVARAVEDMGRRATTQVVDIADPEAVRGAVAAAAEALGPADILANVAGIVANIAPLTRMTPEKWQWELGVNLGGTFNMIQASIQAMIDKGWGRIVNVSSTAARGGLPGQIGYSASKAGLLGVARNVAVEHGRHGVTCNTVLPGFIETETVLAMPTEIRDGLMATSPVRRFGTVEEVANVIAFLCGPQSGYLNGAEIDIDGGQQLNTMTLASRKAYKK; encoded by the coding sequence ATGACACTCGAAAACAAGATCGCCATCGTCACCGGCGCCGCTCAGGGTATCGGCCGGGCCAGCGCCGAACGCCTGGCGGCCGAGGGCGCCGACGTAGCGCTCTTCGACATCAATCCCGAGGTCGCCGAGGTGGCCCGGGCGGTCGAGGACATGGGGCGGCGCGCCACTACCCAGGTCGTCGACATCGCCGATCCCGAGGCGGTGCGCGGCGCCGTGGCGGCGGCGGCCGAGGCGCTCGGCCCGGCCGACATCCTGGCCAACGTGGCCGGCATCGTGGCCAACATCGCGCCGCTCACCCGCATGACGCCGGAGAAATGGCAGTGGGAGCTCGGCGTCAACCTCGGCGGCACCTTCAACATGATTCAGGCCAGCATCCAGGCCATGATCGACAAGGGCTGGGGCCGCATCGTCAACGTCTCCTCGACGGCGGCGCGGGGCGGCCTGCCCGGCCAGATCGGCTACAGCGCCAGCAAGGCCGGTCTCTTGGGCGTGGCCCGCAACGTCGCTGTCGAGCACGGCCGCCACGGCGTCACCTGCAACACCGTGCTGCCCGGCTTCATCGAGACCGAAACCGTACTGGCCATGCCAACCGAGATCCGCGACGGCCTGATGGCCACCAGCCCGGTCCGGCGCTTCGGCACGGTCGAGGAGGTGGCCAACGTCATCGCCTTCCTCTGCGGCCCCCAGTCGGGCTACCTCAACGGCGCCGAGATCGACATCGACGGCGGCCAACAGCTCAACACCATGACCCTGGCCAGCCGCAAGGCTTACAAGAAGTAG